agatgaaatttaaaaaaaaacgaatcttTCAGAAACACGAACCATAGCACATAACCAGTTACTCACCTCAGATTAATCATTATTCAGCTTCAACGGCCTCAGGCTTAGGGCCTGCATCCAAACAAAAACGATTCAGCAAAGCATCATTCACCAATAAACAGATGAAACAAGATAAAACTCACCGTGGAGCGACATAGGACGGTGGTCTTTCCCCCATCCGACGCCGCGAGTGGAGTCGAGGTACTGCTGGACGAGATGACGGCATTTCTGGTAATGGTTGACTCCTTCGACGCGGTAACACCATTTGACCTTCTCGCGCATGATCTTCGCCTTCTCGATCTGGATCCACTTCTCCCGGACGATGTGCTCTCTCATTTCCATCATCGCCACCGGATCCTTGTAAGGATTCGCCGGATCGAAGCCATCCGGCGCCGTCTCTTCGAACTCCGGCAATCCCTTCTTTCTCCccattgcttcttcttctctcactcGTCTTCGTGATTCGCTTCTGGATTGTAGTTGGTGACTTTGCTGTTTAAAAGTACTTTTGGGCCTACTTGGATCGGCCCAAACTTTAAGCCCATCTTCTAACCAGTGTGTGAtggaaaacattttaaaatggt
The Brassica napus cultivar Da-Ae chromosome A1, Da-Ae, whole genome shotgun sequence DNA segment above includes these coding regions:
- the LOC106347018 gene encoding NADH dehydrogenase [ubiquinone] 1 beta subcomplex subunit 10-B produces the protein MGRKKGLPEFEETAPDGFDPANPYKDPVAMMEMREHIVREKWIQIEKAKIMREKVKWCYRVEGVNHYQKCRHLVQQYLDSTRGVGWGKDHRPMSLHGPKPEAVEAE